One window from the genome of Salvia splendens isolate huo1 chromosome 9, SspV2, whole genome shotgun sequence encodes:
- the LOC121749137 gene encoding ATP synthase delta chain, chloroplastic-like: protein MKRVDLIKEIAAEFELIANRLSETEVATVASVVELEPQHLAEIAKRVQKLTGAKNVKLKTVIDKSLLAGIIIRIQELLKNSELCSSKLEFARAKAAIGFSYKYGEIELRKFL from the exons ATGAAGCGAGTGGATCTGATCAAGGAGATCGCGGCAGAGTTTGAGCTGATCGCGAACCGGCTGTCGGAGACGGAGGTGGCGACAGTGGCGTCGGTGGTGGAGCTGGAGCCGCAGCATCTGGCAGAGATTGCGAAGCGCGTGCAGAAGCTGACCGGGGCGAAGAATGTGAAGCTGAAGACGGTGATCGACAAGTCGCTGCTCGCCGGAATCATTATCCG AATTCAAGAATTATTGAAGAATTCAGAGCTCTGTTCATCAAAGCTAGAATTTGCCCGAGCAAAGGCGGCGATCGGTTTCAGCTATAAATATGGCGAAATTGAGCTACGGAAATTCTTgtaa